A window from Hemicordylus capensis ecotype Gifberg chromosome 2, rHemCap1.1.pri, whole genome shotgun sequence encodes these proteins:
- the RAB7A gene encoding ras-related protein Rab-7a, with protein MTSRKKVLLKVIILGDSGVGKTSLMNQYVNKKFSNQYKATIGADFLTKEVMVDDRLVTMQIWDTAGQERFQSLGVAFYRGADCCVLVFDVTAPNTFKTLDSWRDEFLIQASPRDPENFPFVVLGNKIDLENRQVTTKRAQAWCYSKNNIPYFETSAKEAINVEQAFQTIARNALKQETEVELYNEFPEPIKLDKNDRPKASAESCSC; from the exons ATGACTTCTAGGAAGAAAGTGTTACTCAAAGTCATCATCCTTGGAGATTCAGG GGTAGGAAAGACCTCTCTTATGAACCAGTATGTGAACAAGAAATTCAGCAATCAGTACAAAGCTACAATAGGAGCGGACTTTCTGACAAAGGAAGTGATGGTAGATGATAGGCTAGTCACAATGCAG ATATGGGATACAGCAGGGCAAGAACGGTTTCAGTCCCTGGGAGTTGCCTTCTACAGAGGAGCAGACTGCTGCGTGCTGGTGTTTGACGTAACGGCCCCAAACACATTCAAAACTCTTGACAGCTGGCGAGACGAGTTCCTCATTCAAGCCAGTCCACGGGATCCTGAGAACTTTCCATTTGTTGTGCTGGGAAACAAGATTGACCTAGAAAACAGACAA GTTACTACAAAACGAGCACAGGCCTGGTGCTACAGCAAAAACAATATTCCTTACTTTGAAACCAGTGCCAAGGAGGCCATTAACGTGGAACAAGCTTTCCAGACAATTGCACGAAATGCACTTAAACAG GAAACCGAAGTGGAGCTTTACAATGAATTTCCTGAACCTATCAAACTAGACAAGAATGACCGACCAAAGGCCTCTGCGGagagctgcagctgctga